The window CAATGGCATCTTCTGCTGGAAGCTGTAGATAACGTTGGCAAACATTCGAAGATCAGTCGTTCGCTCCCGATACCGGGGAAAATGCAATGGCAGTGTGCGTCTGATGAGCTGATCACTCAGATCTAGAAGATCAACCATTTCATAGGTTCCCATGAGCACATGCAATACGCCGGTTGTGTTTGCGATTGATTTAATGCAATCCATTTGGTCTTGTAACTTGTAGCCACCGGATCGAACAAGATGCTGAGCTTCATCAACGAAAACAGCAAAGGGTTTTCTATGCAAAAGAGCCGATTCAAGAGCGAATCTCAGTTTGTTTCCGCTCATACTCCTGAAAGATGTCACAAGACCATGCAGATCAGGTTTCACCGATTTAATTTCGATCTTCTGATCAATAAGTGGCTCGTAAAGAGCCCGAAGCACTCGTTCATAATAGCCATTCCAGGAGAACTGGAGTTTGTCTCTCGCGATCACTTCGGTAGAGACGACCGGAATACGGCCTCGATCCCATTCAGGATCCGCCTGCTGCATTCGAGACCATTCTTCGTGAATTTCGGCTTCAATCAACTTCCGTAAAAATGTCTTACCAACGCCTGTTGGTCCAACAACAGCAAGTATTGAAGTCCCTGCGGGAAGCAGTATCGTGTTCCGCAGTTCATCGAAAAGACTGATGAGCAGGTGATGGGCAGCGACATAATCTTGGAAATATTTGAGCCGTTTCTGAACCGGAAGTTTCAAAAGTTCCAAAGGGAATGCTCTTTCTTTTTTCATCGTGCTTTTCTCCAGTTTAAAACTCTCAGTGATCCGACATCAACATCGAAGGGTTCGGAGATGTTAGGCTGCTCTGAACCATCCTGTGAACGTTGGTGTTGCCTTTTCATTTCGGCGCTTTTGCGATGGCGGATTTTAATTTCTTCTTGTTCGGTGTGCTGGACCTCTTCAAAGAAATGTGCAAACTCGGCAGCATTTGGGACATGTCGGCGGCCAAGATTTTGATATCGCTTACGAATCTCAACTGCTGCGTATTTCAACTCCGCCTCGGTGTAATTCTTAAGTTCATGATAGTGGCTGCGCGCATGACAAGGTTCCCATTGGCCATTCACAAAGGCATAAACCACACCCAGGTTGAACGGATCGTAACGGACATCCACGCGCGTCCCTGCAACTGTGGGTAGGGCCAACTTGTTCGACCAGTAGTACAGGTAGTTCACTTTAATTCCTCTACAGCCATCGACCTTCGTTTTACCAGTGCGAGGCGACGGCATGGAATCGATCAAAAAGTTTTGATCATATTCGATTCGTCGATATGGAACCGGATGCTTTTGCATCCCAAGTTCATAGGCTTCGTTAG of the bacterium genome contains:
- a CDS encoding TniB family NTP-binding protein; its protein translation is MKKERAFPLELLKLPVQKRLKYFQDYVAAHHLLISLFDELRNTILLPAGTSILAVVGPTGVGKTFLRKLIEAEIHEEWSRMQQADPEWDRGRIPVVSTEVIARDKLQFSWNGYYERVLRALYEPLIDQKIEIKSVKPDLHGLVTSFRSMSGNKLRFALESALLHRKPFAVFVDEAQHLVRSGGYKLQDQMDCIKSIANTTGVLHVLMGTYEMVDLLDLSDQLIRRTLPLHFPRYRERTTDLRMFANVIYSFQQKMPLPLEPNLIEHRNFLYERSVGCVGILKDWLMRSLNRVLRNDSKTMTVKDLEATVILSKERGSKMRQRIEQEERAFEKFLQTEPKSHQYDDEPPPPKTKPINRRPGRRKPGRDPIGKAV
- a CDS encoding Mu transposase C-terminal domain-containing protein, with protein sequence MFLATYRINKKQRPPSKARFGSPIERFFGISNELFVHNLIGNTQIMKNVRQVSKSTNPKKLAAWTISKFGDAFGKWIEFYNDRQHGTLLMSPNEAYELGMQKHPVPYRRIEYDQNFLIDSMPSPRTGKTKVDGCRGIKVNYLYYWSNKLALPTVAGTRVDVRYDPFNLGVVYAFVNGQWEPCHARSHYHELKNYTEAELKYAAVEIRKRYQNLGRRHVPNAAEFAHFFEEVQHTEQEEIKIRHRKSAEMKRQHQRSQDGSEQPNISEPFDVDVGSLRVLNWRKAR